Proteins from one Escherichia coli genomic window:
- the marR gene encoding multiple antibiotic resistance transcriptional regulator MarR yields MKSTSDLFNEIIPLGRLIHMVNQKKDRLLNEYLSPLDITAAQFKVLCSIRCASCITPVELKKVLSVDLGALTRMLDRLVCKGWVERLPNPNDKRGVLVKLTTSGAAICEQCHQLVGQDLHQELTKNLTADEVATLEHLLKKVLP; encoded by the coding sequence GTGAAAAGTACCAGCGATCTGTTCAATGAAATTATTCCATTGGGTCGCTTAATCCATATGGTTAATCAGAAGAAAGATCGCCTGCTTAACGAGTATCTGTCTCCGCTGGATATTACCGCGGCACAGTTTAAGGTGCTCTGCTCTATCCGCTGCGCGTCGTGTATTACTCCGGTTGAACTGAAAAAAGTGTTGTCGGTCGACCTGGGAGCGCTGACCCGTATGCTGGATCGCCTGGTTTGTAAAGGCTGGGTGGAAAGGTTGCCGAACCCGAATGATAAGCGCGGCGTACTGGTAAAACTTACCACCAGCGGCGCGGCAATATGTGAACAATGCCATCAATTAGTTGGCCAGGACCTGCATCAAGAATTAACAAAAAACCTGACGGCGGACGAAGTGGCAACACTTGAGCATTTGCTTAAGAAAGTCCTGCCGTAA
- the ydeA gene encoding L-arabinose MFS transporter — translation MTTNTVSRKVAWLRVVTLAVAAFIFNTTEFVPVGLLSDIAQSFHMQTAQVGIMLTIYAWVVALMSLPFMLMTSQVERRKLLICLFVVFIASHVLSFLSWSFTVLVISRIGVAFAHAIFWSITASLAIRMAPAGKRAQALSLIATGTALAMVLGLPLGRIVGQYFGWRMTFFAIGIGAFITLLCLIKLLPLLPSEHSGSLKSLPLLFRRPALMSIYLLTVVVVTAHYTAYSYIEPFVQNIAGFSANFATALLLLLGGAGIIGSVIFGKLGNQYASTLVSTAIALLLVCLALLLPAANSEIHLGVLSIFWGIAMMIIGLGMQVKVLALAPDATDVAMALFSGIFNIGIGAGALVGNQVSLHWSMSMIGYVGAVPAFAALIWSIIIFRRWPVTLEEQTQ, via the coding sequence ATGACAACAAACACTGTTTCCCGCAAAGTGGCGTGGCTACGGGTCGTTACGTTGGCAGTCGCCGCTTTCATCTTCAATACTACCGAATTTGTCCCTGTTGGCCTGCTTTCTGACATCGCACAAAGTTTCCATATGCAAACCGCTCAAGTCGGTATCATGTTAACCATTTATGCATGGGTAGTGGCGCTAATGTCATTGCCTTTTATGCTAATGACAAGCCAGGTTGAACGCCGCAAATTACTGATCTGCCTGTTTGTGGTGTTTATTGCCAGCCATGTACTGTCTTTTTTGTCGTGGAGCTTTACCGTTCTGGTGATCAGTCGCATTGGTGTAGCTTTTGCACATGCGATTTTCTGGTCGATTACGGCGTCTCTGGCGATCCGTATGGCTCCGGCCGGAAAGCGAGCACAGGCATTGAGTTTAATTGCCACCGGTACAGCTCTGGCGATGGTATTAGGTTTACCTCTCGGGCGCATTGTGGGGCAGTATTTCGGTTGGCGTATGACCTTCTTCGCGATCGGTATCGGGGCATTTATCACCCTTCTGTGCCTGATTAAGTTACTTCCCTTACTCCCCAGCGAGCATTCAGGGTCGTTGAAAAGCCTTCCGCTATTGTTCCGCCGCCCGGCATTGATGAGCATTTATTTGTTAACTGTGGTGGTTGTCACCGCCCATTACACGGCATACAGCTATATCGAGCCTTTTGTGCAAAACATTGCGGGATTCAGCGCCAACTTTGCCACGGCATTACTGTTATTACTCGGTGGTGCAGGCATTATTGGCAGCGTTATTTTCGGTAAACTGGGTAATCAGTATGCGTCTACGTTGGTGAGTACGGCGATTGCGCTGTTGCTGGTCTGCCTTGCATTACTGCTACCTGCGGCGAACAGTGAAATACACCTCGGGGTGCTGAGTATTTTCTGGGGGATCGCGATGATGATCATCGGGCTTGGTATGCAGGTTAAAGTGCTGGCGCTGGCACCAGATGCCACCGACGTCGCGATGGCGCTATTCTCGGGAATATTTAATATTGGAATCGGCGCTGGCGCGTTGGTAGGTAATCAGGTCAGTCTGCACTGGTCAATGTCGATGATTGGTTATGTGGGCGCGGTGCCTGCTTTTGCCGCGTTAATATGGTCAATCATCATTTTTCGCCGCTGGCCAGTGACACTCGAAGAACAGACGCAATAG
- the yneG gene encoding DUF4186 domain-containing protein, with protein MQSLDPLFARLSRSKFRSRFRLGVKERQYCLEKGAPVIEQHAADFVSKRLAPALPANDGKQTPMRGHPVFIAQHATATCCRGCLAKWHNIPQGVSLSEEQQRYIVSVIYHWLVIQMNQP; from the coding sequence ATGCAGTCTCTCGATCCACTCTTCGCGCGTTTATCCCGTTCAAAATTTCGCTCTCGCTTTCGTTTGGGTGTGAAAGAGCGTCAGTATTGTCTGGAGAAAGGCGCGCCAGTCATCGAACAACATGCGGCGGATTTTGTCTCTAAACGTCTTGCTCCGGCATTACCGGCTAACGACGGTAAGCAAACCCCCATGCGCGGGCATCCGGTGTTTATCGCTCAGCACGCCACTGCAACCTGTTGTCGCGGTTGTCTGGCTAAGTGGCATAACATTCCGCAGGGTGTTTCGTTAAGCGAGGAACAACAACGTTATATCGTGTCGGTAATCTATCACTGGTTGGTTATACAGATGAATCAGCCATGA
- the marC gene encoding NAAT family transporter MarC, giving the protein MLDLFKAIGLGLVVLLPLANPLTTVALFLGLAGNMNSAERNRQSLMASVYVFAIMMVAYYAGQLVMDTFGISIPGLRIAGGLIVAFIGFRMLFPQQKAIDSPEAKSKSEELEDEPSANIAFVPLAMPSTAGPGTIAMIISSASTVRQSSTFADWVLMAAPPLIFFLVAVILWGSLRSSGAIMRLVGKGGIEAISRLMGFLLVCMGVQFIINGILEIIKTYH; this is encoded by the coding sequence ATGTTAGATTTATTTAAAGCAATTGGCCTGGGGCTGGTGGTGTTACTGCCGTTAGCTAACCCATTAACAACTGTCGCGTTATTTCTTGGCCTGGCAGGCAACATGAACAGTGCTGAACGTAATCGTCAGTCGTTGATGGCCTCGGTGTACGTATTTGCCATCATGATGGTGGCGTATTACGCCGGGCAACTGGTGATGGATACATTTGGCATTTCGATTCCCGGTCTGCGAATTGCAGGCGGCTTAATCGTCGCGTTTATCGGTTTTCGGATGCTCTTTCCGCAACAGAAAGCGATTGATTCACCGGAAGCGAAAAGCAAGTCGGAAGAGCTGGAAGATGAACCCAGCGCCAATATTGCCTTTGTACCTCTGGCAATGCCTAGTACCGCCGGTCCGGGAACCATTGCGATGATTATTAGCTCGGCGTCCACTGTGCGTCAGAGTTCAACCTTCGCTGATTGGGTACTGATGGCTGCGCCGCCGCTGATCTTTTTCCTGGTGGCGGTTATTTTGTGGGGAAGTCTACGCAGCTCTGGCGCAATTATGCGGCTGGTGGGCAAGGGGGGAATTGAAGCGATCTCCCGTCTGATGGGATTCCTGCTGGTATGTATGGGTGTGCAGTTTATTATTAACGGCATCCTGGAAATCATTAAAACGTATCATTAA
- the uxaB gene encoding tagaturonate reductase — MKTLNRRDFPGAQYPERIIQFGEGNFLRAFVDWQIDLLNEHTDLNSGVVVVRPIETSFPPSLSTQDGLYTTIIRGLNEKGEAVSDARLIRSVNREISVYSEYDEFLKLAHNPEMRFVFSNTTEAGISYHAGDKFDDAPAVSYPAKLTRLLFERFSHFNGAQDKGWIIIPCELIEYNGDALRELVLRYAQEWALPEAFIQWLDQANSFCSTLVDRIVTGYPRDEVAKLEEELGYHDGFLDTAEHFYLFVIQGPKSLATELRLDKYPLNVLIVDDIKPYKERKVAILNGAHTALVPVAFQAGLDTVGEAMNDAEICAFVEKAIYEEIIPVLDLPRDELESFASAVTGRFRNPYIKHQLLSIALNGMTKFRTRILPQLLAGQKANGTLPARLTFALAALIAFYRGERNGETYPVQDDAHWLERYQQLWSQHRDRVIGTQELVAIVLAEKDHWEQDLTQVPGLVEQVANDLDAILEKGMREAVRPLC; from the coding sequence GTGAAAACACTAAATCGTCGCGATTTTCCCGGTGCACAGTATCCAGAACGTATCATTCAGTTTGGTGAAGGTAACTTCCTGCGCGCCTTTGTTGACTGGCAAATCGATCTCCTGAATGAGCACACCGATCTGAATTCTGGCGTGGTCGTTGTTCGTCCGATTGAAACTTCATTCCCGCCGTCATTGAGCACGCAGGATGGTCTGTACACCACCATTATCCGTGGTTTGAATGAGAAGGGGGAGGCGGTCAGCGACGCGCGTCTGATTCGCTCGGTTAATCGTGAAATCAGCGTCTACAGTGAATACGATGAATTCCTGAAACTGGCGCACAACCCGGAAATGCGCTTTGTTTTCTCTAACACCACCGAAGCGGGTATCAGCTACCATGCGGGCGATAAATTCGATGACGCGCCAGCGGTAAGTTATCCGGCAAAACTGACCCGTCTGCTGTTCGAACGCTTTAGCCATTTCAACGGAGCGCAGGATAAAGGTTGGATCATCATCCCATGTGAACTGATCGAATATAACGGCGATGCACTGCGTGAACTGGTGCTGCGCTACGCGCAAGAGTGGGCACTACCAGAAGCATTTATTCAATGGCTGGATCAGGCTAACAGCTTCTGTTCTACGCTGGTGGACCGTATCGTTACCGGTTATCCGCGTGATGAAGTGGCTAAACTGGAAGAAGAACTGGGTTATCACGATGGTTTCCTCGACACCGCTGAACACTTTTACCTGTTTGTGATTCAGGGGCCGAAATCCTTAGCGACTGAGCTGCGTCTGGACAAATATCCGCTCAACGTGCTGATTGTTGACGATATTAAACCGTATAAAGAGCGCAAAGTGGCAATCCTCAACGGTGCACACACGGCGCTGGTGCCGGTGGCGTTCCAGGCAGGGCTGGATACTGTAGGTGAAGCGATGAACGATGCTGAAATTTGTGCATTCGTTGAAAAAGCCATCTACGAAGAGATTATTCCGGTACTGGATTTGCCTCGTGATGAACTGGAATCTTTCGCCAGTGCAGTCACCGGACGTTTCCGTAATCCGTACATCAAGCATCAGCTGCTGTCTATCGCGCTTAACGGTATGACCAAGTTCCGCACCCGTATCCTGCCGCAGCTGCTGGCAGGGCAGAAGGCAAACGGCACACTTCCGGCGCGCCTTACTTTCGCATTAGCGGCATTGATTGCGTTTTATCGCGGTGAGCGTAACGGAGAAACATATCCGGTACAGGACGATGCCCACTGGCTGGAACGTTATCAGCAACTCTGGAGCCAGCATCGTGACCGTGTTATCGGCACCCAGGAACTGGTTGCTATTGTGTTGGCTGAAAAAGACCACTGGGAGCAGGACCTGACGCAAGTGCCTGGTCTGGTCGAGCAGGTTGCTAATGACCTGGATGCGATTCTCGAAAAAGGAATGCGCGAAGCTGTACGTCCGTTGTGCTAA
- the sad gene encoding succinate-semialdehyde dehydrogenase, with amino-acid sequence MTITPATHAISINPATGEQLSVLPWAGADDIENALQLAAAGFRDWRETNIDYRAEKLRDIGKALRARSEEMAQMITREMGKPINQARAEVAKSANLCDWYAEHGPAMLKAEPTLVENQQAVIEYRPLGTILAIMPWNFPLWQVMRGAVPIILAGNGYLLKHAPNVMGCAQLIAQVFKDAGIPQGVYGWLNADNDGVSQMIKDSRIAAVTVTGSVRAGAAIGAQAGAALKKCVLELGGSDPFIVLNDADLELAVKAAVAGRYQNTGQVCAAAKRFIIEEGIASAFTERFVAAAAALKMGDPRDEENALGPMARFDLRDELHHQVEKTLAQGARLLLGGEKLAGAGNYYPPTVLSNVTPEMTAFREEMFGPVAAITIAKDAEHALELANDSEFGLSATIFSTDETRARQMAARLECGGVFINGYCASDARVAFGGVKKSGFGRELSHFGLHEFCNIQTVWKDRI; translated from the coding sequence ATGACCATTACTCCGGCAACCCATGCAATTTCGATAAATCCTGCCACTGGTGAACAACTTTCTGTGCTGCCGTGGGCTGGCGCTGACGATATAGAAAACGCACTTCAGCTGGCGGCAGCAGGCTTTCGCGACTGGCGCGAGACAAATATAGATTATCGTGCTGAAAAACTGCGTGATATCGGTAAGGCTCTGCGCGCCCGTAGCGAAGAAATGGCGCAAATGATCACCCGTGAAATGGGCAAACCGATCAACCAGGCGCGTGCTGAAGTGGCGAAATCGGCGAATTTGTGTGACTGGTATGCAGAACATGGTCCGGCGATGCTGAAGGCGGAACCTACGCTGGTGGAAAATCAGCAGGCGGTTATTGAGTATCGACCGTTGGGGACGATTCTGGCGATTATGCCGTGGAATTTTCCGTTATGGCAGGTGATGCGTGGCGCTGTTCCCATCATTCTTGCAGGTAACGGCTACTTACTTAAACATGCGCCGAATGTGATGGGCTGTGCACAGCTCATTGCCCAGGTGTTTAAAGATGCGGGGATCCCGCAAGGCGTATATGGATGGCTGAATGCCGACAATGACGGTGTGAGTCAGATGATTAAAGATTCGCGCATTGCTGCAGTCACGGTGACCGGAAGTGTTCGTGCGGGAGCAGCTATTGGCGCACAGGCTGGAGCGGCACTGAAAAAATGCGTACTTGAACTGGGCGGTTCGGATCCGTTTATTGTACTTAACGATGCCGATCTGGAACTTGCGGTGAAAGCGGCGGTAGCCGGACGTTATCAGAATACTGGACAGGTTTGTGCAGCGGCAAAACGCTTTATTATCGAAGAGGGAATTGCTTCGGCATTTACCGAACGTTTTGTGGCAGCTGCGGCAGCCTTGAAAATGGGCGATCCCCGTGACGAAGAGAACGCTCTCGGACCAATGGCTCGTTTTGATTTACGTGATGAGCTGCATCATCAGGTAGAAAAAACTCTGGCTCAAGGTGCACGTTTGTTACTGGGCGGGGAAAAGCTGGCTGGGGCAGGTAACTACTATCCGCCAACGGTTCTGTCGAATGTCACACCAGAAATGACTGCTTTTCGGGAAGAGATGTTTGGCCCCGTTGCGGCAATCACTATTGCAAAGGATGCAGAACATGCGTTGGAACTGGCTAATGATAGCGAGTTCGGCCTTTCAGCGACCATTTTCAGCACCGACGAAACACGGGCCAGACAGATGGCGGCACGTCTGGAATGCGGTGGCGTGTTTATCAATGGTTATTGTGCCAGTGATGCGCGAGTTGCCTTTGGTGGCGTGAAGAAGAGTGGCTTTGGTCGTGAACTTTCCCATTTCGGTTTACATGAGTTCTGTAATATCCAGACGGTGTGGAAAGACCGGATCTGA
- a CDS encoding sensor domain-containing diguanylate cyclase, which yields MHVQPISTFRLFQEGHLLRNSIAIFVLTTLFYFIGAELRLVHELSLFWPLNGVMAGVFARYVWLNRLHYYAISYVAMLVYDAITTEWGLVSLAINFSNMMFIVTVALLVARDKRLGKNKYEPVSALRLFNYCLIAALLCAIVGAIGSVSIDSLDFWPLLADWFSEQFSTGVLIVPCMLTLAIPGVLPRFKAEQMMPAIALIVSVVASIVIGGAGSLAFPLPALIWCAVRYTPQVTCLLTFVTGAVEIVLVANSVIDISVGSPFSIPEMFSARLGIATMAICPIMVSFSVAAINSLMKQVALRADFDFLTQVYSRSGLYEALKSPSLKQTQHLTVMLLDIDYFKSINDNYGHECGDKVLSVFAQHIQKIVGDKGLVARMGGEEFAVAVPSVNPVDGLLMAEKIRKGVELQPFTWQQKTLYLTVSIGVGSGCASYRTLTDDFNKLMVEADTCLYRSKKDGRNRTSTMRYGEEVV from the coding sequence ATGCATGTACAGCCCATTTCAACTTTCCGTTTGTTCCAGGAAGGTCATCTGCTACGTAATAGCATCGCTATTTTTGTGCTAACCACGCTGTTCTATTTTATTGGTGCAGAGTTACGGCTGGTTCACGAACTTTCTCTTTTCTGGCCGCTGAATGGCGTAATGGCGGGGGTGTTTGCCCGCTATGTCTGGCTTAATCGACTGCATTACTATGCGATCAGTTATGTGGCAATGCTGGTTTATGATGCCATAACCACCGAATGGGGGCTGGTTTCACTGGCTATCAATTTCTCCAATATGATGTTTATTGTTACCGTCGCCTTACTGGTCGCGCGGGATAAGCGTCTGGGGAAAAATAAGTACGAGCCAGTAAGTGCCTTACGGCTATTTAATTACTGTCTGATTGCCGCATTATTATGCGCTATTGTCGGGGCGATTGGTTCGGTCAGTATTGATAGTCTGGATTTCTGGCCTTTGCTTGCCGACTGGTTCAGTGAGCAATTCTCAACGGGCGTGTTGATCGTGCCTTGTATGCTGACGTTGGCAATTCCTGGAGTGCTGCCGCGCTTTAAAGCAGAACAGATGATGCCCGCTATCGCGCTTATTGTGTCGGTTGTTGCCTCGATAGTCATTGGCGGAGCGGGGAGTCTGGCGTTCCCGCTGCCTGCATTAATCTGGTGTGCGGTGCGTTATACGCCGCAGGTAACATGTCTGTTGACCTTTGTCACCGGTGCGGTGGAGATTGTACTGGTGGCAAATTCGGTGATTGATATCTCGGTCGGTTCGCCGTTCTCTATTCCAGAAATGTTCTCCGCACGTCTCGGTATTGCCACGATGGCGATATGCCCAATTATGGTTTCTTTTAGCGTGGCAGCGATCAATTCGCTAATGAAGCAAGTTGCGCTGCGAGCCGACTTTGATTTTCTGACTCAGGTTTACTCACGGTCCGGTCTTTATGAGGCGCTGAAAAGTCCATCGCTTAAACAGACACAACATCTGACTGTCATGCTGCTTGATATCGACTATTTCAAAAGCATTAACGATAACTATGGACATGAATGTGGCGATAAAGTGTTAAGCGTGTTTGCCCAGCATATTCAAAAGATTGTCGGTGATAAGGGGCTGGTGGCGCGAATGGGCGGCGAAGAATTTGCTGTTGCAGTGCCATCGGTGAATCCTGTCGATGGTCTGCTAATGGCGGAAAAAATCCGTAAAGGCGTTGAACTGCAACCGTTCACCTGGCAACAAAAAACGCTTTATCTCACGGTAAGTATTGGCGTCGGTAGTGGTTGCGCATCGTACCGAACGCTGACCGATGACTTTAATAAATTGATGGTCGAAGCCGATACATGTCTGTATCGCTCGAAGAAAGATGGGCGCAACCGTACCAGCACTATGCGTTACGGTGAGGAAGTTGTCTGA
- the glsB gene encoding glutaminase B, producing the protein MAVAMDNAILENILRQVRPLIGQGKVADYIPALATVDGSRLGIAICTVDGQLFQAGDAQERFSIQSISKVLSLVVAMRHYSEEEIWQRVGKDPSGSPFNSLVQLEMEQGIPRNPFINAGALVVCDMLQGRLSAPRQRMLEVVRGLSGVSDISYDTVVARSEFEHSARNAAIAWLMKSFGNFHHDVTTVLQNYFHYCALKMSCIELARTFVFLANQGKAIHIDEPVVTPMQARQINALMATSGMYQNAGEFAWRVGLPAKSGVGGGIVAIVPHEMAIAVWSPELDDAGNSLAGIAVLEQLTKQLGRSVY; encoded by the coding sequence GTGGCAGTCGCCATGGATAATGCAATTTTAGAAAACATCTTGCGGCAAGTGCGGCCGCTCATTGGTCAGGGTAAAGTCGCGGATTATATTCCGGCGTTGGCTACGGTAGACGGTTCCCGGCTGGGCATTGCTATCTGTACCGTTGACGGACAGCTTTTTCAGGCCGGAGACGCACAAGAACGTTTTTCCATTCAGTCTATTTCCAAAGTGCTGAGTCTCGTTGTCGCCATGCGTCATTACTCCGAAGAGGAAATCTGGCAACGCGTCGGCAAAGATCCGTCTGGATCACCGTTCAATTCTTTAGTGCAACTGGAAATGGAGCAGGGTATTCCGCGTAATCCGTTTATTAATGCCGGTGCGCTGGTGGTCTGCGATATGTTGCAAGGGCGATTAAGCGCTCCTCGGCAACGTATGCTGGAAGTCGTGCGCGGCTTAAGCGGTGTGTCTGATATTTCCTACGATACGGTGGTAGCGCGTTCCGAATTTGAACACTCCGCGCGAAATGCGGCTATCGCCTGGCTGATGAAGTCGTTTGGCAATTTCCATCATGACGTGACAACCGTTCTGCAAAACTACTTTCATTACTGCGCTCTGAAAATGAGCTGTATAGAGCTGGCCCGGACGTTTGTCTTTCTGGCTAATCAGGGGAAAGCTATTCATATTGATGAACCTGTGGTGACGCCAATGCAGGCGCGGCAAATTAACGCACTGATGGCGACCAGTGGTATGTACCAGAATGCGGGGGAGTTTGCCTGGCGGGTGGGACTACCGGCAAAATCTGGCGTTGGTGGCGGTATTGTGGCGATTGTTCCGCATGAAATGGCCATCGCAGTCTGGAGCCCGGAACTGGATGATGCCGGTAACTCGCTTGCGGGCATTGCTGTCCTTGAACAATTGACGAAACAATTAGGGCGTTCGGTTTATTAA
- the ptrR gene encoding putrescine utilization regulator PtrR gives MDLTQLEMFNAVAEAGSITQAAAKVHRVPSNLTTRLRQLETELGVDLFIRENQRLRLSPAGHNFLRYSQHVLALVDEARSVVAGDEPQGLFSLGSLESTAAVRIPPTLAEFNRRYPKIQFSLSTGPSGTMLEGVLEGKLNAAFIDGPINHTAIDGIPVYREELMIVTPQGHAPVTRASQVNGCNIYAFRANCSYRRHFESWFHADGAAPGTIHEMESYHGMLACVVAGAGIALIPRSMLESMPGHHQVEAWPLAEQWRWLTTWLVWRRGAKTRPLEAFIQLLDVPDSAKQSSQ, from the coding sequence ATGGATCTGACCCAACTGGAGATGTTCAACGCGGTTGCCGAAGCTGGCAGCATTACCCAGGCTGCAGCAAAAGTGCATCGCGTCCCGTCGAATCTCACTACCCGTCTACGCCAGCTGGAAACAGAACTGGGGGTTGATCTGTTTATTCGCGAGAATCAGCGTTTACGTCTCTCGCCTGCCGGGCATAACTTTTTACGCTATAGCCAACACGTTCTCGCGTTAGTGGATGAAGCGCGGAGTGTTGTCGCTGGCGATGAGCCACAGGGTTTATTTTCTCTTGGTTCGCTGGAAAGCACCGCTGCAGTGCGCATTCCGCCCACGCTGGCGGAGTTTAACCGTCGTTATCCCAAAATTCAGTTTTCGCTTTCCACCGGTCCTTCCGGCACCATGCTGGAAGGTGTGTTGGAGGGAAAACTGAATGCGGCATTTATTGATGGGCCCATTAACCATACTGCTATTGATGGAATACCGGTCTACCGCGAGGAGTTGATGATTGTCACGCCACAAGGACATGCACCAGTAACCCGCGCCAGTCAGGTTAATGGCTGTAACATTTATGCATTCCGTGCCAATTGTTCATATCGTCGCCACTTTGAAAGCTGGTTTCATGCCGACGGTGCAGCGCCGGGGACCATCCATGAAATGGAGTCGTATCACGGTATGTTAGCCTGTGTGGTTGCGGGTGCGGGCATTGCACTTATCCCACGCTCAATGCTGGAAAGTATGCCGGGGCATCACCAGGTTGAAGCGTGGCCGTTGGCTGAGCAATGGCGTTGGTTAACAACCTGGCTGGTCTGGCGTCGCGGTGCGAAAACGCGTCCTCTTGAAGCGTTTATTCAGCTGCTCGATGTGCCTGACTCAGCAAAACAGTCTTCCCAATGA
- the yneK gene encoding putative protein YneK has product MVTPVSISNFISLPDDFPVRNIAPQVKEVLKDFIDALSIIICDEEWRTSLNINSNTKKIFNNLDNLSYIQRTTFRDNDTLYNEKVQFKLTYPVKNGRHKENIEFQVVINLSPIYLDNFRHDGEINIYCAPDPKPVTMGRAFQAGVERVLFLFLNDFIEQFPMISPGVPIKRSHTPHIEPLPPEHHTAADYLRQFDLFVLNFISRGNFVILPRLWNKPQVHRWFANKNPNLITAIYDIQDSPLKEELLQNLMDSLGSNKQVLPEVCICFLSLLSNKEIPHFQSLFLFFTNMLLHFQIFMKPNENDLNDVLIPALLSEDKSIHRMARKILKLFVKNEIPPKISNEELLDNRPRSPVRPSLPSATKTPDLPDRH; this is encoded by the coding sequence ATGGTTACGCCAGTAAGCATCAGCAATTTCATCTCACTTCCTGATGATTTTCCCGTTCGCAATATTGCACCTCAGGTAAAAGAAGTTTTGAAGGATTTTATTGATGCGCTCAGCATTATAATATGTGATGAGGAGTGGCGTACGTCTTTAAACATCAATTCAAACACCAAAAAGATATTCAATAATCTTGATAACCTATCTTATATACAGAGGACAACTTTCCGAGATAACGACACGCTATACAATGAAAAGGTTCAATTTAAACTCACTTATCCTGTTAAGAATGGAAGACATAAAGAAAACATTGAATTTCAGGTAGTAATAAATTTAAGCCCTATTTATTTAGATAATTTTCGCCACGATGGGGAAATTAATATTTATTGTGCTCCCGACCCAAAGCCTGTCACTATGGGTCGGGCCTTTCAGGCCGGCGTCGAGCGTGTGCTCTTTCTGTTTCTTAATGACTTTATTGAACAATTTCCAATGATCAGCCCCGGCGTCCCCATCAAAAGGTCTCATACTCCACATATTGAACCTCTTCCTCCTGAGCATCATACCGCTGCAGATTACTTACGTCAGTTTGATTTATTCGTACTGAACTTTATCTCTCGTGGTAATTTTGTCATACTCCCCCGACTATGGAATAAGCCGCAGGTCCACAGGTGGTTCGCGAATAAAAACCCAAACTTAATCACCGCCATCTACGACATACAGGATAGCCCATTAAAAGAGGAGTTATTACAAAACCTCATGGATTCATTAGGTTCTAACAAACAAGTACTACCTGAAGTTTGTATCTGCTTTTTATCGCTTTTATCAAACAAAGAAATACCTCACTTTCAGAGTCTATTCTTATTTTTTACAAATATGTTATTGCACTTTCAAATTTTTATGAAACCTAATGAAAATGACCTGAATGATGTGTTGATACCGGCATTATTAAGTGAAGATAAAAGTATCCATCGTATGGCACGCAAGATTTTAAAACTTTTTGTAAAAAATGAAATTCCGCCCAAAATTAGTAACGAAGAACTACTGGACAACAGGCCTCGTTCCCCTGTGAGGCCATCTTTACCATCAGCCACCAAAACGCCAGACCTTCCTGATCGTCATTAA